The Panicum hallii strain FIL2 chromosome 5, PHallii_v3.1, whole genome shotgun sequence genome contains the following window.
TGTATGGTCTTGATTCATAATCAAGCGTCACAGTTGTAGCAAAACCATAGGTTTCAGTCGACGAGCGAGGAACAGCTAGCGTCCAGGCCATCGAACATAAGCCCATGTCTTTTTTTTGTTTGAAACACATATCTCGATCTCTACCGTGCACTGCAAATACGTTACGGTTAAAAAGGAATGCGACGGAACAACGCACACCAGTCAGCTCTTATTTAGCAAAAGCTGTACAGCGCCAGCAGCATGCTGGCTAGCGCGAGCGATCCATACACAAAACTGGCGCACGTCCTGGTGCCTGATGCGATTCATACTAGCTACCACGATCCCTTTGCCAAAACTGGCCGGGCACGCGAAGTCCCCGTACAAGCGAAACGCCCGGCGCTGGCACAAGCAAAGAATTTCCTTTCATTCCcgaggcgcgcgcggcgcgtcgAGCCATCGAGCACGACACTCGCCGCCGTCTCCGTCTCCCCCCGTCCAAGGCAGACGCTCCGGCGCGTGCATGCGCAGCcaccccggccggccggctgccATTGTTTTCAGTGCCCGCGCATCGAGGGCTCGAGGCCAGTCGAGCCACAaacacacacacgcacacgccCCATCACTGCTCATTTCACGACGGGAAGTTCGTCGGGAACCGATCGACACGGGCCACGCCTGCCCCGTGCACCGTTACACATCCTCTCCTTGCTGGCAGGCTAGGGTTACCAGTTAAAAGCTGGGAAACGTGTACGCTCCGCTCGGCCGGTGGTGGCtggccgcgcgcggcggcgtgcACGCTTCCGTTCCGTGCACCGCCAGCCGGTCACACGACACCCCCGGATCGCCGCTGCGTGCGTCACCGCCCACGCACAGGGCGTAGCGGCCGGCCGGGGCGAGTACGCGCCTGATGGGCGTGCCGCCAGTGCTTATCGCGACATGGCTGCACGCCGGCACACGAGAGGGCTCCCGGCCCCACCGGCTTTGACCTGCAAGGCGACAGCCCACACCGAAACGCGGGTGCCGTTACAGCGCACGAGCACGCGCTCCGGCACACCCTCCCCTCGCGCTCTCATACTCTCATGCACGCTTTAAAACCCCCAGCACACCCCACGCAGCGCGGCCGCGCacactcctcctcctccccgagaGCCGGCAGGTCTAGAGAGACAGTGAGAGAGAGATCCCTGGAGATGGAGGCGCCAcagcaaggcggcggcggcgccctcgGCCTGGAGGGccccggcggcgcgggcgcgccgctctcgccgccgctgtccccggcctccgccgcggcggcggcgctggcgaacTCGAGGTGGAACCCGACCAAGGAGCAGGTGGCGGTGCTGGAGGGGCTGTACGAGCACGGCCTGCGCACCCCCAGCGCGGAGCAGATCAAGCAGATCACGGCCCGGCTGCGGGAGCACGGCCACATCGAGGGCAAGAACGTCTTCTACTGGTTCCAGAACCACAAGGCCCGCCAGCGCCAGAAGCAGAAGCAGGACAGCTTCGCCTACTTCACCaggctcctccgccgcccgccgccgctgcccgttCTCGTCAGCCCCCCCGGCCCGCCGTACCCTCACGGCCGCCTCCCCGTCCCGGCCGCGCCGGCGATGACGATGGCCCCCTcacccgcggccgccgccgccgccgccgccgctgcatgCAACACCAGCAACGGTGGCACGCATGGTACGTGCCACACACATCTTCATCGCCTCATGATTGATCTCTGCACTTCCTTGTACTTGCTCGCGTCGTACATCTCGATCCGATCGATCGATCTATTCGATTATTGCCTGAATGTTCGTGAGTCCTCCTAGTAGCTTTTTACCCATCGAGTTTAGCATCGGGATAGGATTAAAGGCTTGCCATTTCTTTCATGCCCGATTCATGGCTTTCACGCGAGAGTGGGGGGGTCAACGCTGACGTGGTGGCGTTCCACTGCTTCGTACCATGCTTACACCAACAGCAGTCCTTTTCTGGCTCTTTCCTTGTCAAAGGTTTTGTGAGCCTGCGTGGGTCGCATGACATGACACACCGGGCAATTGACGTGCATGCTCCTGCTGTGTGGGCCCACGGGTGCTGCAGGGCAACGATGCGAACAAAAAGGTCTACTAGCCACTGTACATGCCTTTCACTCTATCGTGTGCTGATCCACGGTGTACGTGCACGCGTTGCACGCACACGCGCTCGCCTCTTGTGCTCACGATACACAGCAGGCGTGCGCGTGACCTGTGACGAACTGTGCGCCTGTATGCTCACGATGTTAACGTTCCAGCCTCCCGCTGGTGTTCTCTTGCATGCTTGTTTCCTCTTCCCCCCTCTCTCGTACTCGTAGGACCTGTCCCTTAGTTTCTCCTCGCGATCCGAGCAGTGTGTGGTCAGTGGAGCACAGGGCGAAACCCTCGTAGTCAAGGACTCATGGTCACGCGATTTAACGTTGCCGGCCTGCCTATGGTAGCTTCCGCTGCTGCTACCCTTTTGTAGCTAGCTCCTTTCCATCCCGTGTCCCCTCGCCCGTGCTGCGCATGCTTGCCCCAGGTTTGAAGGAATTGAAGGCGTCCCTGGCCGCGCAGGCGCAGCGGCGGCCACCGAAGCGGCCAGACACGGCCTTCCACATCATTCTCCGTGGCTGCTCCCTTTCCCAACCCATCGATGCCTGTCAGCGAAACCCGTAATGGCCAGCATGCATTTCCCCGTAAAAGAAGTGATTGTGTATCTGCGCGTCTGGTTGCGTCTAGTCTGTTCTGTTCTGTTCATCACCTCGAATGATTTCGTGTAGGATCGCGTTGCTTTAAAATGGCAGCAATTAATTCCTTCTTTTTTCAGATTTTTACTGGTACCGATCAGATTTCGTGTAGCACGCCATGCCATTTCTTTTAAACGGCAAGGATTAACATGTTTGCTAATCTGTTGTCGGGTGGACCGACGTGCCGCTTTGCTGCAGTGATGTACAGGGCTCCATTCTACATGGCAGCTCCGCAGGCGCCCGCGGCGAACGCTGCCTACTACCACACGgtgcaggagcagcagcagcagcagccgtggCCAGTCATGTACCCGAGGATGGCGGTCGCCCAGGACAAGATGATCCCTGCCGCGGCGATGCAGCACCAGCAGCCGCCGAGCCACCCGGGCGGCGCCGCGTACCAGGCCGCCGCGGCACCGGGCAACGCCCCGCTGCACGTGGTCCACCTCCCGGCGGCGGACGCCGGGGGCCCCAGCCGCGAGACGCTGCAGCTGTTCCCGCTGCAGCCCACCTTCCTGCTGCCCGACAAAGGGCgcccccccaccgccgccggcacGCCGGCGTCGACGGCGTCCGCTTCGTTCTCGGGGGAGTCCGAGAGCCCGGGGAGCCCGGACTCGAACGGCGACGCGCCCGCGGTGCCCTTCTACGACTTCTTCGGCCTCCAGTCCGGAGGCCGCTGATCTGGGAGGGAGACAGTGATCGGGGCTGAGGTCGAGCGAGAGATGCTGCACTGATCTTGGGTGGATGGAACCCGTTGCCTTTCGTTTTAAGTTTTACCAACTAGCGCGTGCTTCACCAACTTgaagcctctctctctctctctctctctctctctctctctctctctctctctctgcgctGTGGTGAACCAGAACAGCGTATTCTGTTAAGTTCCGTTAAAATTACAACTTATGCGTATCAAGTTGCCTCCATCGAACTAGAATGCGGTGTTACAATGCtgctgctctctctctctctctcgcgcgcgcgcgcgctcgcgtgTTGAGCTCCCTTTGATTTCGTGAGCTTGATATTGCTGTGAACATTGCTTCATTTTGCCTCTCGAAAACGATGGTGCATGCCACAGTGCTTGCTATTATGTCTGGTGCAGCCGTGCAGTCGAAAATGTTGACATTGCCATTCCGCCATTTGCCAAGGTGCTACCAGAGTACTAGTATATGACAagcgaaagaaaaaaaaggaaggtGAACTGTGGAACGATCTCAAGCCGTTGCTTTGTAATGGGCTAGGTTGGCGTGCCCAGCACAAGAAGCCCACCAGATCCCGCATTCCACGGCCCAGTCTCGCGCACCAGCCCGCAAGCCGCAACTGGAAGCCCACCAGATCCCGCATTCCACGGCCCAGGGCTAGCAGAAAAGCGTCAAAATGAATGCCCGTTTTGCaggattttttttgaaaaaagagttaaaaaattaaattcgaaaaaggggtgccattttggaaatttttgaaaaatgggtacctcccgcccgttgaacgggcgggaggcgtggggccggaaacatcccgcccatccaacgggcgggaggttccaaatTTTTTCTCAGGCCCCTCTCgagagcctcttcgcgaataagaaacttttcttattcgcgaagaggcccctaagGCATCCCGCCTagccaacgggcgggaggtgctattttttttgaatttatattttagaaactatttaaaattcatactttttaaatacaagatttattcgccatactcttttgtatacttaaaaaattttagttcaattttacgaagaagattacggtatctaaaacttgtacgaagatggttaagcgataatattttgcaacgtagaatccaaatattacgatagtacgatacatcaagccattaaaaataaaatagtatgataaaAAAACAGTTTATCAGgagtccaccgaatcaggagtatctactccgcctgtcccggtcctcgtgctctcttggtcctccctcccctagtcctaggccgtcggcgtatgtgcccctccgagtacgtgagtgcatctggagcatggtgaggacgaggcgctggcgtgaacgggtcatctTGGGACTGTGGAGgtggagcgtcatacgtctgggagggGCCAATGATGTctggcccggcgccgccgccctccaactCCGACAAACTGACGGAGCCgccgtcccagtccggcacactgAACAAACCACCGTGTGCAGGAGCTCCCATCGACCACGCATGTTGAGTATAGCccatctaccccattcggcccataaatcacatttccttctccgtaatatatactaaaactacccttctcggaagatatatctgtcaattattaataaactagttatactataTATTAATACACAGCGACgctaagtttcagcgattcctagattatattttccagattctaaactattcacaATATAAATTataataaaaactattcaaaatataactaccctaagaaatatttctaaaaacaattgaaaatactaaaaactattcaaaatataactaccctaaaaaatatttcctagattatagctattttcaagtaattatatgactagaacgagaatatacctccaaaccgacgtgtgaacagggcttcgccgcttcctctcctccctttctttttttttctaatttttgtTGAATAAAATAGGAATTTGGGAGGAGGGGGGCTTATATAGGGgctttttttttctgatttttgctgaataaaatagGAATTTGGGGGCAGAGGGCTTATATAGGGGCTGCGGAACCTCCCGTCGGCCCAAcaggcgggatgcccctccgcaGTGTACGTGCCctggacctcccgcccgttgggcgggcgggatgcccccgcgGCCGCATCAAGGGTcttttcgcgaataagaaacttttcttattcgcgaagaggctctcGGGAGGGGTCTGGGAAAAAatttggaacctcccgcccgttgggtggGCGGGAGGTTTCCGGcaccacgcctcccgcccgttgatcgggcgggaggtacacatttttcgaaaattttcaaaacggcaccctttttcgaatttaattttttaacccttttttttaaaaaaccgTTTTGCAGCCAAGGTAAAAGTTTATTCCAAGCACGAATGCACGATGGACGGACCGAACTAGCCCAGTAGCCTATTTTTAGGGCATTTTTTTGCAGCCGAGCCGAGGATAATTTCCTTCGGAGCCAAGAAGATTCTCCACGGCACGATAAGACCAAGAACAATAGTTTAGCCCGCTGCCGACTACAAGAGTTTGCTATGTCATCTAAAGTTAATATTGTagtcaacaaatataatagattGGCTATTATATTGGCTAAAAGAGTGTTACGTAATTAATATTAGACCCACTTGCATACTCTCATTCTCTCACCTCAGTCTGGGAATTTGTGCTGTAGCCAGTTATGAGCTGGCTACTATCTTACAGCCAGctccttctctctcttctctcttctctcctccacctcagcataaatataataaaataagGCTTATAGCCAGCTGACTAGATCTTATAGATCTTATTGTACCTGCTCTAAGCGTATGGAGCATGGACAGAACGAGGTGGGTGAAAATGAAATCGTGGTAAAAGTGAGTAGTTACCAACATGGCAGTTGGTGAAGGCTCCAATGGAGGCGGCACCTGCTGTATGCGTCGTCTGATCTGCTACGTGCTGGACTCCCCAAGAGCCAGATTGACCCATGAGGTTCATGCTTGGTCCTGACCTCAAGAGGCTCCATGGGGCACGCTGCAATTCGCGAGACGTAGTAAACCACTTACTGGCAGATATCTTAGAATAGAGGCGGTTAAGGGCTCATCTTTGCAATCATGCAGGAATTTGTGGTCACAAACAAAACACTGTCATGATTGCAGGCACGCCGGCCTCAGCGTTTCTGCAAAGGCAAAGCCATGCAGAAACTACTGGGTTACccgctcaaaaaaaaaagagaagagaaactACTGGGTTACTTGGATGCTAATCAGCGACGAATTATTTCTAGCGCAATTGCTAAATGAAAAGGTTACGGAAAAGTAAACGCTAAAACGAAAAAGGGAAACAGGTGATGCATGCAGAAAAGTAGCAGTATCACTTTCTTAAGCGTATCTTTCAGAACGTGCTGGGTTCCATACTTGATACTTGGCCCGTCCTTCATCCACTTCTCACAAGAAAAAAGATGGCACTCGCACCAGCCTATTTTGACGCGTTGCCGCGCGAGTTGTTGCCGCCTGCCGCCACCGATCGACCTGCTGCTAGCATCATCTATCACGTGTTTGTCAATGGTTTGGAGGTCATGTACATCCAAAACCAAAAGAATCAAAGCCTAGGCTTCAATGCTTCTTCACTGTGGTCATGGATCTGTCAAAACGGCTAGAGGAGGTAGCAGAGCTTTTGGGGACGGCGATGGGAACCTAACCATCCGTAATTGCTGCCCCTGACACGCAGGCTCAAAGTGACGCTAAACTAAGGCAAAGCAGAAAGGTCCCATCTTTCTCATCTGAAAGATTCAAAATGTAACATGCGTGGCCATTGTCTATTGGTTTACTCTTCACCATCTGTCAGACTGTCAGGTCATCTTTGAGGTGCCATGAAATTAGGCTTCTGTCTTTGAGGTTTAGGAGGGGAAGAAAGACTGAACTGAAGTCAGGTGCTTTTGAGCCTTTTCAGGATCAGGAGATGTACTGGACTAATAACTCACAACAAGCCAAAAGCAACTTCCTCTTTTCTTGCCACTTCTTTTTGCTAAGTCACTACATGAACTTTCTCGACAATTTTACCAAAACGCAAACAGGACTGAAGGTGTGTTTACATGGATCTAAGAAGATCCACATCAGGAAGAGGGCCGAGTGGACAGGTGGCCATCAGCTTTACTGAATTGCTGATAAAGTACCATCAGAGATTCCATCAGATCTCCATCATTTCTGGAGCTTTTGCACGCTAGGGCACTCCTTAATCATGTTACCAGATTAAAGGTTACCGGCTCAAGTTTGAACAAAATATACTATAATGTTTTATGTGCAATTCAGTGCTGCTATATTCTTGTGCTTTTCCTATTACAGCAAAACCGACCGTACACATCATTAGCATAGTTTTTCCTTGAAGCTGTCAGGAGTTAGTACTACAGAGTTGGGTAATAATATATCCGAACACTTTAAAAATACTTGCAAGGAAACTCAAGCGTGGTACGAACAGTCCTGCTAGCCATAGCACCAGCATATCAGATACCGAAATCCTCTCACATCGAGGAGCAGTTGATTTTCTAATCTGAAAAAGCCCAGTCTTATCAAGAGAAAAGGAAGAGCAGCGACAAGAGACGATCAGAGACTCCAGTAGGGGGATCACAAACCCTATCAGATCCAGAGGTTGTGATTATAGAACCGCAATAATTGTAGCCTAGCTAGCAGCCTACTAAATACCAGAGGCTGTTCTAATTCGCGGCACCTGAATGATGCAGAGAGGAGCAAAAGCAAAGCACGGGACAGCACCTGGAAATGGGAGGTGCTGTGCAAAAGAAAAGAATCTTTCCATGGCCACAACCGTGTGCAATGGCCCCCAATAATTCATGCTAAAAAAAACTACTCCCACCAGGAGCGCAAAGGCGAAAGATGGAGCGTGATCGCAACGAGACCTGGCCGTTCGTTTCCGATTTGGAAGTACGTGCGTTTCAGTATCAGCTTTTCCCGCGAAATCGTGTGGCATTTTAGCTCCTCGTTTGTTCCAAAATCCCAAGTGTGGTCGTGTCTGCTATTGATCTACTTGTGCAGCCTGGTTGGTCTGTggtctctttttttttttaccaaAAAGGAGAGGGCTAGCTATACGTGGGATCTGGTGATGGAATCTGATGCTGCTCGCATCAAACAAGCACACGGGATCTGAAACGCATCATGGAAGTGGCTCGCACATCAGTAGGCAGTAGTTGGCGCAGCTGTTCGAAAACGCGAAGTCGTCTTCCTCTTTCGTGCACAAACCAGTGCTCGGAAACTGCTCCGAACGCAGACAAATCGCAAGTGCAGCTGCCAGTGGCATTGAGAGAACCTATCACCAGCGTCGACCACCAGATCTGCACCGAAGGAAGAGCAGAAAACGAGCGCCAGATCACGGCGCCCCCGCTCGTATCCGGGGGAGCTCGCTTCTGAAGCTTCCATGCAGGAGGACCCATGCATCACGCTCGCACTTGGGCCGCCTCGGTGCTCCTCTCCTCGCGCAGGCAGGCACTGACAACCCCCACCACCCGGCCACCACCAATAATGCAGCTAGATTTCTATACCCTGCCTCGCCAGCACAGCGCGCGGGCCGGGAGCTCAGCGAGCCCGAggagaaggaagaaaaagagTAGGCGCGCCCGCGCACCGCGCTGCAGCCTCTCTGCgcctggcggcgacggcgaggtcgcAGTCGCGACCGCATTTTCCTGACTGCCTCTTTCCCTTCGTTCGGTGCGGCGATCTGTATGGCCAGGAACGGGATATAAGGGGAGAAATTTGCATTTGCTCGCGCTTTCCGGCAACCACGATCAAGTGGACGGCGCGTGACTTCTCCTTCTCCGGCCATCATCCCCGTGGTGGAGGAATTGCTCGCCCCAGTTTGTTTCTCCAGCGAGCCCGTTGGTTTGGACTTGGGACGCACGCACGGATGGTCGTGCGCAGCTGCGAGTCGAGACGTGGAACTCGATTGGGAGGAGAGCTGGTTGGTCGCTTGATCGTTGGTAGCTCGACACGTTGGAACTTGGAAGCAAGCAAGCGCTCCACTTGCCGGCGCCAGTATCGGCGACCTCCGCTTTGTGCGTGTGATCCGAGAGTGAGCGCAGCGTGCCGTCCACTTGCGCGGCGGAACCGAGAATCTCGAGACATGCCGCTGTAAACAAGAGCAAGGTGCCAATTCTGTATGGGCAGGCTCACTGTCACTTTTTTTTTTCTACCGCTGGCCGCCGCCCCAAGTCTTAGACAATAACACGAGCTGTGATCGAGTAGTTTACATCTCGGCAACATGGTGAGCACTCGTCTTTAGAGGAGCACaaaccttttttttttggctcACTGAACCCAAATGGCGCGCCTCCCCTAGATCCACCGTTCTGCCGAAGAACTGAAGAAGAAGTGTATTTGCTGTTCAGCTTGCAGTTGAAACCGCTTCAGCTCCTTGCATAATCACGCGTCTGGTATTGGTATGTTTAGCTGCCGTATTGACTGCATCACTGTATTGCTATTTGCACGCTACTATACTGTTTCCAAACCAGCCAGGAGAATCAATTGTCATACTGTCAACGTCCTTCCTTTTTTTCGCTGCCAAACATGATAACTACTGCTTCAGCCAGTAGTGCTTGTTTCCTTGCACCATCAGTGGAGGCATGATTATTTTCCTCTAGACACCTAGTAAAAAGCTTTGCCTCCAACCACTGGTTTTTATAGACACCTACTGGATGGATAGAGCGAGATCGATTCTTCAACCCCGGCCGGCATAATGCGCTCAATTATGAGCTTAAAATAATACTAGTCTCAGTACTAACTACATGGGGGTGATGAGCTCACTCACAGTACTTTTCCAATCCTGATTGGACGGTGAAAAGGCCTAACAGGGACCATCAAATCTTATTTAATTTGCTCATAAAAAGGTTTTTTAGTCTTTTTAGCATGATAATTGAAATGACTAATGATTTATCCCCGGTCGCACCACAAACGATCCAACCGCGCCGAGGCATCATGGAGCGACAGTTCACTCAGCTTGAGATGACATGCATAGTATTAAGAAGGTGCATGATTATTCTTATCATCTCCATAAAAAAACAAAGTACACATGAGGAGAACAAAAGGCATCATTATTCAGAAGAAAAATACTGGCAGGTGACGAAAGTCTGAAGCAAATTCGAAGCATCTTTTCCTACGTGACACATGTCCGCCTCTTGCTGAGCACACATCACACCACCTTTGTGTGTTTGGAATGGAAGACGTCGCCATCCAATCCAAGTGACATGCTCGAGTCTTTGGGGGCCATCATGCCCCCGGTAGTGCACCACGAGGAAGACTTTAAACCGTTCTCTACCCTGTATAcagagaagattccgttctgTACATGCTCTAGCAGCGTTCTCTGAATGGTTCTCTAAAATAGTTTTAGAGAACGCTACAAgttttctctatatatagagattctctctcctc
Protein-coding sequences here:
- the LOC112891701 gene encoding WUSCHEL-related homeobox 5-like, whose amino-acid sequence is MEAPQQGGGGALGLEGPGGAGAPLSPPLSPASAAAAALANSRWNPTKEQVAVLEGLYEHGLRTPSAEQIKQITARLREHGHIEGKNVFYWFQNHKARQRQKQKQDSFAYFTRLLRRPPPLPVLVSPPGPPYPHGRLPVPAAPAMTMAPSPAAAAAAAAAACNTSNGGTHVMYRAPFYMAAPQAPAANAAYYHTVQEQQQQQPWPVMYPRMAVAQDKMIPAAAMQHQQPPSHPGGAAYQAAAAPGNAPLHVVHLPAADAGGPSRETLQLFPLQPTFLLPDKGRPPTAAGTPASTASASFSGESESPGSPDSNGDAPAVPFYDFFGLQSGGR